AGGCCTTCGTCGAGTCGCGCCCGGCGACGGATCACACCGTGGCGTACCAGCGGGGCGAGATCGAGAATGATCAGCACGGAGCCGTCACCCATGATGGTCGCGCCGAGAATGCCGGGCACCGAGCTGATCTGTGGACCGACCGACTTCACCACGATTTCGCGCGAGCCGATGACGGCATCGATACGGATCGCACCGCGCAGGTCACCGGCGCGCGTCAGCAACAGGGGAATCTGTTCTTCATCACCGGCGTGGCTGGCCGTAATGCCCAGCAACCCCGACAGCTCGTGGATGTCGTAGCTCTCGCCGCCGTACAGGAAGGTCGGCTCCGGATCAGCCATGCGCTCGGCGAGTTCCGCCGGGCTAATACGCGCCACACCCTGCACCGAGGTCATCGGGATGGCGAAGGCAGACTCGCCGACGCGAACCAGGATGGCCTGCGTCACTGCCAGGGTGAACGGCAGACGCAGCACGAACGTGGTGCCCTGGCCTTCCTTCGATTCGATCGACAGCGCACCGCCGAGCTGCTTGATTTCGTTCGCCACCACGTCCATGCCCACGCCACGGCCAGCGAGCTGGGTCACGGTGCTGGCAGTGGAGAAGCCCGGCTGCGTGATGAGGGCGAGCACTTGGTCGTCGCTCAGGCGCGCATCGGCACGAACCAGACCGCGTTCCACGCCGCGTTTGCGGATGGCGTCGCGATCCAGACCGCGGCCATCGTCCGTCACGCGCACAACCACTTCGGTCGCTTCGCGCGCCACGCGGATGCGTACAGCGCCCTCTTCTGGCTTGCCTGCCTTGCGGCGATCAGCCGGCGATTCGATACCGTGCGCCACCGCGTTACGCAGCATGTGCTCAAACGGAGCCTTGATGCGGTCAAGCAGGTTGCGGTCCATTTCGCCGTGGGCGCCCTCCACGTAGAGCTGGGCACCCTTGCCTTCTTCCTGTGCGGCCTGACGCAGCGTGCGGCGCAGGTTCGGCACCATGGTGTCGAACGGCAGCATGCGCGTGCGCAACAGACCATCCTGCAGTTCGGAGCTCACGCGCGACTGCTGGATGAGCAAGGTTTCGGCCTGACGCGTCAGTTCGTCCAGCATGCCCTGGATGGACACAAGGTCGGATACCGACTCGGCCAGCGCACGCGAGTACTGCTGCAACTGCGAGAAGCGGTCGAGCTCGAGCGGATCGAACACCGCCATGCCCGCTTCGCGATGCTCGCGCTGGAAGCGCGCGATGATCTGCGCTTCCGTTTCGATTTCCAGCATACGCAGCTGGCCGCGCAGACGCTGCACGGTCTGGTCAAGCTCGACCAGGTTGAAGCGGTAGCCAGCCACCTGCTGTTCGAGGCGCGAACGGTAAATCGCAACCTCGCCTGCGTGATTCACCAGCGAGTCGAGCAGTTCGGCGCGAACGCGGATCTGTTCCTGCGGCGTGGACTGCGCTTCCTCGCGCTCCTCCGGCAGCAGTTCAGGCAGCGGCGCAGTACGTGGCACGAACGGCACCACGTTGGCGGCATCGGCCGGCGTGGGCGCGACATCGACACCGCCGCCAGCCATGGCCAGGAAGCGGTCGATGGTCGCCTGCGGATACGGCATCGCCCGGCCCTGCGAAACCAACTGCACGAGGCCGTGCAACTGATCGAAGCCCGTTTCCAGCGCGGCGATCAATTCGCCGGTGTGCGCCGAGTCTGCGTTTAGCGGCTTTTCCAGGGCGGTTTCGATGGCGTGCGTGAGGTCGCCCACGGCCATCAGGCCAGCGATGCGCGCACCACCCTTAAGGGTATGCAGGTCACGCTGGATCTCGGCCAGATGCTCAATGGCCGTCGGCTCGGCACGCCACTGGGCGAGCACGCCGTCAGAGTGATCGAGAATCTCGCGCGCTTCCTCGATAAAGATCTCCAGCAGATCCGGATCGATCTGGCCGTGCAGCAGAGAGGATTCGTCGAGCGAATCCACTTGCGCGGCGGCCTCCACGACTTCCGGCACATCGACCACCGGTTCAATGACTGGCGATGCCTCCACCGGAAGAGCCGGCTCGGCTGCTACCAGCGTTTCCAGCTCGATCTCTTCGTCCGACACATCGACGATCGGCGCTTCCAGCACGATCTCTTCATCCGGCACGTCGATGGCCGGCGCCTCCAGCTCGATCTCTTCGATCGGCAGCAGGTCGATGGGCGGCAGCGCGTCGATGGACACCGCGTGCTCGTCGTCCGTCGACGCAGCAACGTCGGGTACTTCGGTCTCTTCGATGAAGTGATGCGTCGTCGCTTCTGCTTCGACGACAGGTTGCGCTTCCTCGAGATTCACTTCATGCACAACGGCGTGTTCGGCCGGCGCGTCAGCTTCGTGCTCGACCGGGTCGATCTCCAGCGTCTCGGCTTCACCGATCAGCTCGGCATACAACTTGGCGAGTTCGTCGCTTTCGGCATCACCCTTCACCGGCGCGTGCGGCGGCGTATGCAACGACTGATTGGCGGCAGGCAGGTGCGCGTCGAGATCGTACTCACCCAAGGCGGCGAGCAGCTCGTCGGCATAGTCGTCCGTAGTGGCAACGACAGGCGGCACGGCGGGCTCGACAGGTTTGGACGCATCCGACAGTGCTTCGTCCAGCGACGCGCCAAACGATTCCTCGTGGGAAGCATCCGCCAGGTGCGCCGGAACCTCGTCCTGAAGATCGATCGGTGTTTCGAACAACACATGCGCGACTTTGGGTTCGGGCTGGCTGTCGCGCAGTTCGGTCAGGCGATGGATCAGGTCATCCAGGTCCGGCAACTGCGGCGACGGCACGTCGAACTGGTTCATCACATGGTCGACGGCGTCGGCGCTCTGGCTGAGCAGCAGCACGCCTTCCGGTGACAACGGCTGACCCGCGGCACGCAGGCGCTTGAGCAGGCTTTCCAGCGGTGACAAAAGCTGCGTCAACACCGGAATGTCGACCATGGCGATGGCGCCATGCAGCGTGTGCACTGCACGCAACAGGCTGTCTTCCACGCGCAGCTCACCATCGACCCGGTTGATCGCGGTGCGGATTGTGGCCAGATACTGCGCTACTTCACTACGCAGGATTTCCAGCAGCACCGGATCGATCGGCGGCATCACCGGCGCTTCGAAGAAGACGTGCTCAGGCGTAGGTGCGAGCACCTCGGCATGGGTTGTTTCGATGTCGGCCAGCGTCGCAGCGGGAATCGCTTCGGCGGCCACGTTCGCGCGCGGCACGCGACGACGGACGATGCGGCGCACGGTTTCGGTAGCACCCGTGGTGGGCACATCGGCCAGACGCGCATCAGCCTGATTGGCCGCCAGGCGCTCGGCGATCTCCATGATCGCGGCAACCGGCGCCGTGACCGCACCCTCGCCCATCAACGCGGCGCGGAACTGCGGCAGGACGTCGATGGCGGCGGAAACGACCTCTTGCACGCCCTCGTTCGGCGGGACCGACTGGTCCAGCACCCGGTTGAGCATGTTCTCCACCTTCCAGGCGAACTCGCCCAGCAGGGTGGCGCCGACCAAGCGACCAGAACCCTTGAGCGTATGGAAGGAGCGACGAATCGACGTCAGCGCGTCGAGCTGCTGCGCGTCGGCCAGCCAGTTTTTGCGCGCGGCGTGCAGGCTGTCTATCTCTTCCTGCATTTCCTCCAGGAAAATGTCGCGGATGTCGTCGTCGATGCCGGCGGTGCTGGCTTGGAAGCCTGCCTCAACCGCGGAGGCGCCGGCGGCCGGCACTTCTTCGACGACTTCTTCCTCGATCTCGATCCAATCGTCTTCGCCGCTGCCCTCCACGGGCTCTTGCGGCGTGATATGCACGGTGTCAGCAAGGCGCAGGCCGGTGATCTCCTGCGGTTCGGGCTGCGGGGTTTCGCTATACCCCACGACCAGCCCGGTCAGGTCATCACCGTGTGCCACGCTGACGCTCTCGGACAGTTCCGGCTGGTTCGCGAGCGCAGCAGCGAGTGCAGCGTCGGCGGCGCGCGCCGCATGCTCCGGCGGCGTCTCATCCAGTTCGTCTTCGGACGGCGCGCGGACGGCCGGCGGCGGCCAGTAACCCAAGCTGCTGAGGCTGTGCTCGGCAACGTCCAGAATGTGTTCGAGCCCACCGCGATGTTCGCGCGCAGCCTCGAGGTAGTACTCCAACGCGGCCAGTGCATCGGCCAGGTGATCCATCTGCACCGAGCTGGGCACACGACGGTCGACCAGCAATTCGTTGCCGACGAAACGGCCGATGCCTTCGGCCAGTTCGGCCGGGCGCGGTGCGGACAACATGCGCAGGGCACCGGCGACTTCATCCATCAATTGGCCTACGTCGGCCAATTGATGCGACTGCCAACCGGATTCAACGTAGGCGACGATGGCGTCCTTCACCTTGCCGGTGTTGGCAGTCGCCTCGTGCATCAGCGTTGCGAGGATATGGCGTGCCTCGCTGCGGGGCAGCATGCCGGTCGGCGCTTCGCTGAGCGGCTCGCCGTCGGCGCCGAGGCTTTCGATGTGATCGTCCAGCGATGCTTCCACGTACAGCAGCGCACCGGCGACGTCGAGCAACAGCTCTTCATCGGGCGCGCGCACGCGGCTGACGATTTCGTCCAGCACCCGCCGCTGCTCGTTCACCACGCGACGCGGCACACCCAGCGCGAGCATGCCCAGCGTGTCACCGACGCGCTCGAGGATCTCAGTCTGGCTGGCCAGCTGTGCGGGATCAGGATGTGTCTGGCGCAAGAACAGATCGAGCGATTCCTTGACGCGTAGCAGGTCGTCCTTCAGCGCCTTTGCCACGGAGTCGAGCAAGGCTCGATTGTGGCCGGCCATGGAACCCCGTGCGTGCTCGACCTCGCTCTGCTCGGGCAGCAGCGCGTCGAGTGCGTAGG
This genomic window from Dyella terrae contains:
- a CDS encoding Hpt domain-containing protein, which produces MRLQDHIDFTTLQWVKPELDETLALARQALESYVDNPGDRDAMRSCADSLHQVHGTLRMVELYGAAMVTEEMETLAISLLEDHVANREEAYAALMRGLMQLPDYLERLSGGHRDVPVVLLPLLNDLRSSRGQQALHESALFTPNLEVALPAQAPATLQEVSGERQRSEVTTLRLRFQQQLLSWFRGQSSDQQLAGMVQTLDAITARCHTVPGRRLWWIAAGVLEGVQQGALKGQTGEVRQLIGKVDRSMRQLVEHGEANLRGGDADELARKLLYVVGQVRQGSPRMELLRQTYALDALLPEQSEVEHARGSMAGHNRALLDSVAKALKDDLLRVKESLDLFLRQTHPDPAQLASQTEILERVGDTLGMLALGVPRRVVNEQRRVLDEIVSRVRAPDEELLLDVAGALLYVEASLDDHIESLGADGEPLSEAPTGMLPRSEARHILATLMHEATANTGKVKDAIVAYVESGWQSHQLADVGQLMDEVAGALRMLSAPRPAELAEGIGRFVGNELLVDRRVPSSVQMDHLADALAALEYYLEAAREHRGGLEHILDVAEHSLSSLGYWPPPAVRAPSEDELDETPPEHAARAADAALAAALANQPELSESVSVAHGDDLTGLVVGYSETPQPEPQEITGLRLADTVHITPQEPVEGSGEDDWIEIEEEVVEEVPAAGASAVEAGFQASTAGIDDDIRDIFLEEMQEEIDSLHAARKNWLADAQQLDALTSIRRSFHTLKGSGRLVGATLLGEFAWKVENMLNRVLDQSVPPNEGVQEVVSAAIDVLPQFRAALMGEGAVTAPVAAIMEIAERLAANQADARLADVPTTGATETVRRIVRRRVPRANVAAEAIPAATLADIETTHAEVLAPTPEHVFFEAPVMPPIDPVLLEILRSEVAQYLATIRTAINRVDGELRVEDSLLRAVHTLHGAIAMVDIPVLTQLLSPLESLLKRLRAAGQPLSPEGVLLLSQSADAVDHVMNQFDVPSPQLPDLDDLIHRLTELRDSQPEPKVAHVLFETPIDLQDEVPAHLADASHEESFGASLDEALSDASKPVEPAVPPVVATTDDYADELLAALGEYDLDAHLPAANQSLHTPPHAPVKGDAESDELAKLYAELIGEAETLEIDPVEHEADAPAEHAVVHEVNLEEAQPVVEAEATTHHFIEETEVPDVAASTDDEHAVSIDALPPIDLLPIEEIELEAPAIDVPDEEIVLEAPIVDVSDEEIELETLVAAEPALPVEASPVIEPVVDVPEVVEAAAQVDSLDESSLLHGQIDPDLLEIFIEEAREILDHSDGVLAQWRAEPTAIEHLAEIQRDLHTLKGGARIAGLMAVGDLTHAIETALEKPLNADSAHTGELIAALETGFDQLHGLVQLVSQGRAMPYPQATIDRFLAMAGGGVDVAPTPADAANVVPFVPRTAPLPELLPEEREEAQSTPQEQIRVRAELLDSLVNHAGEVAIYRSRLEQQVAGYRFNLVELDQTVQRLRGQLRMLEIETEAQIIARFQREHREAGMAVFDPLELDRFSQLQQYSRALAESVSDLVSIQGMLDELTRQAETLLIQQSRVSSELQDGLLRTRMLPFDTMVPNLRRTLRQAAQEEGKGAQLYVEGAHGEMDRNLLDRIKAPFEHMLRNAVAHGIESPADRRKAGKPEEGAVRIRVAREATEVVVRVTDDGRGLDRDAIRKRGVERGLVRADARLSDDQVLALITQPGFSTASTVTQLAGRGVGMDVVANEIKQLGGALSIESKEGQGTTFVLRLPFTLAVTQAILVRVGESAFAIPMTSVQGVARISPAELAERMADPEPTFLYGGESYDIHELSGLLGITASHAGDEEQIPLLLTRAGDLRGAIRIDAVIGSREIVVKSVGPQISSVPGILGATIMGDGSVLIILDLAPLVRHGVIRRRARLDEGLSAVATPVVEESRVRPLVMVVDDSITMRKVTGRVLERHEYEVATAKDGVDALEKLHERVPDLMLLDIEMPRMDGYELATHMKADSRFRDVPIIMITSRTGDKHRQRAFDIGVDRYLGKPYQEAELLMQIGEVLEQRTTESLNG